The DNA sequence ACCCGCAGCGTTTTACCGCCCGTGGCATACAGTGTCATACAGACAAACTCAGATACTAAAATGATACTCACCAATAGACTAAGCTGCAGACCAATTGATTGGTCGGCTTGAATAAATGGCGGTAGCAGGGAGATCATAAACGCCCAACCTTTTGGGTTGGCAATAGCGGTAACAAAGCCTTGAATGGCTAATTGCCAACGGTTAACTTGTACCTGTTCAGCAATTTTATCCGGTATGGCCATTTTGCCTCTAGAGCGCCACATCTGAATACCTAGATAAGCGAGGTAGGCGCCACCCATCCACTTAAATACAATGAAAATATCTGGGTAGCGAAGCATTACTGCCGCAACCCCGAGTACAGCGAGAATCGCCACAATGCCCACACCTACCATCTCTCCAAGCATCATCCAAAAAGTACGGCGTAAGCCAATGGTCATGCCCAGGGTCATGGCTAAGGTCATACACATGCCTGGCGTTATCGAAACAAAAAAGAAGGTAGGGATAAATATTAATAGAACAGACAAATCCATGGTGGTTCCATTGGCAATCAGCAAAAAGGTAGTGTACATAGCAAGTGGTTTAGTCAAAAGCTAAAATTAACGTTTTTTATTAGCCTCCTGGTGAGTTTAAGGTGCTTAACAGTAGTGGCCGTTGCTAGCGTGCATTGGGAGGCAGTAACCACAGATAAGTCGTAGTTAAATGGTTGATATCTAGGTATGATATTAATTCCTTACTATATTAGTAGTATTTTATTATGAATAAAGACGTTTGCCTACACGCGGCAGCGGTGTTGCTTAAAAATCGTAATACTAGCTTAAAAGTACCGCGCCTAAAGCCTGAGTTACGACCCAAATCGATAGATGACGCACTTGGTATACAAGCGGCCATGGCTGAATTACGCCAAGATAGCGTAGGCGGTTGGA is a window from the Agarivorans sp. TSD2052 genome containing:
- a CDS encoding LysE family translocator; amino-acid sequence: MDLSVLLIFIPTFFFVSITPGMCMTLAMTLGMTIGLRRTFWMMLGEMVGVGIVAILAVLGVAAVMLRYPDIFIVFKWMGGAYLAYLGIQMWRSRGKMAIPDKIAEQVQVNRWQLAIQGFVTAIANPKGWAFMISLLPPFIQADQSIGLQLSLLVSIILVSEFVCMTLYATGGKTLRVFLNKSGNVRLLNRISGSLMIGVGAWLISS